A part of Capsicum annuum cultivar UCD-10X-F1 chromosome 6, UCD10Xv1.1, whole genome shotgun sequence genomic DNA contains:
- the LOC107872854 gene encoding bifunctional pinoresinol-lariciresinol reductase 2, whose protein sequence is MAKSKVLIVGGTGYLGKRVVKASLANGHDTYILQRPEIGVDIEKVEMLISFKMQGAHLVTASFDDHRSLVDAVKRVDIVICAISGVHIRSHHILLQLKLVDAIKEAGNVKRFLPSEFGTDPARMKNAMGPGRVTFDDKMVVRKAIEEAGIPFTYVSANCFAGYFLGGLCQIGHILPSRDSVVLLGDGNQKAIYVDEDDIATYTIKAIDDPRTLNKTLYLRPPQNILSQREVVQIWEKLIGKKLKKSTLSKEEFLAPMKDLEYAEQVGLCHYYHVCYEGCLANFEIGEEGEEASKLYPEVNYTAVENYMKRYL, encoded by the exons ATGGCAAAAAGCAAAGTGTTAATAGTGGGAGGAACAGGTTACCTTGGTAAGAGAGTGGTGAAAGCTAGCTTAGCAAATGGACATGACACTTACATTTTGCAACGTCCAGAAATAGGAGTTGATATTGAAAAAGTTGAGATGCTAATTTCATTTAAGATGCAAGGTGCTCATCTTGTAACTGCTTCTTTCGATGATCATCGGAGCCTCGTCGACGCCGTTAAACGCGTCGACATTGTAATCTGTGCCATCTCCGGTGTTCATATTCGTAGCCATCATATCTTGTTACAGCTCAAGCTTGTAGATGCTATCAAAGAAGCTGGAAATGTTAAG AGATTTTTGCCATCTGAGTTTGGAACGGATCCAGCAAGAATGAAAAATGCAATGGGGCCAGGTAGAGTGACATTTGATGATAAAATGGTGGTGAGAAAAGCCATTGAAGAAGCTGGCATTCCTTTCACTTATGTCTCTGCTAATTGCTTTGCTGGTTACTTTCTTGGTGGGCTTTGTCAAATTGGTCACATCCTTCCTTCAAGAGACTCTGTTGTCTTGCTTGGAGATGGCAACCAAAAAG CAATTTATGTGGACGAAGATGATATAGCAACATATACCATAAAGGCAATAGATGATCCAAGGACACTCAATAAAACACTTTACCTTAGGCCCCCACAAAACATACTTTCTCAAAGAGAGGTTGTTCAAATATGGGAAAAGCTAATTGGCAAAAAGCTTAAAAAATCAACTCTTTCCAAAGAAGAATTTTTGGCTCCCATGAAGG ACCTTGAGTATGCAGAACAAGTTGGATTGTGTCACTATTATCACGTATGCTACGAAGGATGCCTTGCGAATTTTGAAATAGGAGAAGAGGGAGAAGAGGCATCAAAACTCTATCCAGAGGTTAACTACACTGCTGTGGAAAACTACATGAAGcgttatttataa